In Homo sapiens chromosome 11, GRCh38.p14 Primary Assembly, one DNA window encodes the following:
- the OR10A5 gene encoding olfactory receptor 10A5 has protein sequence MAIGNWTEISEFILMSFSSLPTEIQSLLFLTFLTIYLVTLKGNSLIILVTLADPMLHSPMYFFLRNLSFLEIGFNLVIVPKMLGTLLAQDTTISFLGCATQMYFFFFFGVAECFLLATMAYDRYVAICSPLHYPVIMNQRTRAKLAAASWFPGFPVATVQTTWLFSFPFCGTNKVNHFFCDSPPVLKLVCADTALFEIYAIVGTILVVMIPCLLILCSYTRIAAAILKIPSAKGKHKAFSTCSSHLLVVSLFYISSSLTYFWPKSNNSPESKKLLSLSYTVVTPMLNPIIYSLRNSEVKNALSRTFHKVLALRNCIP, from the coding sequence ATGGCTATAGGAAACTGGACAGAAATAAGTGAATTTATCCTCATGAGCTTCTCTTCCCTACCTACTGAAATACAGTCATTGCTCTTCCTGACATTTCTAACTATCTATTTGGTTACTCTGAAGGGAAACAGCCTCATCATTCTGGTTACCCTAGCTGACCCCATGCTACACagccccatgtacttcttcctcagAAACTTATCTTTCCTGGAGATTGGCTTCAACCTAGTCATTGTGCCCAAAATGCTGGGGACCCTGCTTGCCCAGGACACAACCATCTCCTTCCTTGGCTGTGCCACTCAgatgtatttcttcttcttctttgggGTAGCTGAATGCTTCCTCCTGGCTACCATGGCATATGACCGCTATGTGGCCATCTGCAGTCCCTTGCACTACCCAGTCATCATGAACCAAAGGACACGGGCCAAACTGGCTGCTGCTTCCTGGTTCCCAGGCTTTCCTGTAGCTACTGTGCAGACCACATGGCTCTTCAGTTTTCCATTCTGTGGCACCAACAAGGTGAACCACTTCTTCTGTGACAGCCCGCCTGTGCTGAAGCTGGTCTGTGCAGACACAGCACTGTTTGAGATCTACGCCATCGTCGGAACCATTCTGGTGGTCATGATCCCCTGCTTGCTGATCTTGTGTTCCTATACTCGCATTGCTGCTGCTATCCTCAAGATCCCATCAGCTAAAGGGAAGCATAAAGCCTTCTCTACGTGCTCCTCACACCTCCTTGTTGTCTCTCTTTTCTATATATCTTCTAGCCTCACCTACTTCTGGCCTAAATCAAATAATTCTCCTGAGAGCAAGAAGTTGTTATCATTATCCTACACTGTTGTGACTCCCATGTTGAACCCCATTATCTACAGCTTGAGAAATAGCGAGGTGAAGAATGCCCTCAGCAGGACCTTCCACAAGGTCCTAGCCCTCAGAAACTGTATCCCATAG
- the OR10A2 gene encoding olfactory receptor 10A2 — MSFSSLPTEIQSLLFLTFLTIYLVTLMGNCLIILVTLADPMLHSPMYFFLRNLSFLEIGFNLVIVPKMLGTLLAQDTTISFLGCATQMYFFFFFGVAECFLLATMAYDRYVAICSPLHYPVIMNQRTRAKLAAASWFPGFPVATVQTTWLFSFPFCGTNKVNHFFCDSPPVLRLVCADTALFEIYAIVGTILVVMIPCLLILCSYTHIAAAILKIPSAKGKNKAFSTCSSHLLVVSLFYISLSLTYFRPKSNNSPEGKKLLSLSYTVMTPMLNPIIYSLRNNEVKNALSRTVSKALALRNCIP, encoded by the coding sequence ATGAGCTTCTCTTCCCTGCCTACTGAAATACAGTCATTACTCTTTCTGACATTTCTAACCATCTACCTGGTCACCCTGATGGGAAACTGCCTCATCATTCTGGTTACCCTAGCTGACCCCATGCTACACagccccatgtacttcttcctcagAAACTTATCTTTCCTGGAGATTGGCTTCAACCTAGTCATTGTGCCCAAAATGCTGGGGACCCTGCTTGCCCAGGACACAACCATCTCCTTCCTTGGCTGTGCCACTCAgatgtatttcttcttcttctttggaGTGGCTGAATGCTTCCTCCTGGCTACCATGGCATATGACCGCTATGTGGCCATCTGCAGTCCCTTGCACTACCCAGTCATCATGAACCAAAGGACTCGTGCCAAACTGGCTGCTGCCTCCTGGTTCCCAGGCTTTCCTGTAGCTACTGTGCAGACCACATGGCTCTTCAGTTTTCCATTCTGTGGCACCAACAAGGTGAACCACTTCTTCTGTGACAGCCCACCTGTGCTGAGGCTGGTCTGTGCAGACACAGCACTCTTTGAGATCTACGCCATCGTCGGAACCATTCTGGTGGTCATGATCCCCTGCTTGCTGATCTTGTGTTCCTATACTCACATTGCTGCTGCCATCCTCAAGATCCCATCAGCTAAAGGGAAGAATAAAGCCTTTTCTACATGTTCCTCACACCTCCTTGTTGTCTCTCTTTTCTATATATCATTAAGCCTCACCTACTTCCGGCCTAAATCAAATAATTCACCTGAGGGCAAGAAGCTGCTATCATTGTCCTACACTGTTATGACTCCCATGTTGAACCCCATTATCTACAGCCTGAGAAATAACGAGGTGAAGAATGCCCTCAGCAGGACGGTCTCTAAGGCCCTAGCCCTCAGAAACTGTATCCCATAG